In one window of Leptospira sp. GIMC2001 DNA:
- a CDS encoding GAF domain-containing protein has translation MSLLGKAEELQTDSSSRTHPIEKAGGLLSRAEDFLVDSTVKSSTDTPFVGLLKKAEKLKEDETKLANESLVHDIDVNEFDVWEDEARESSERTPIQPSSKDTVKENEEFLFDDESDFTTAPIEYHLASKKKIENYKAIFEITKEIASASTYDQFFANLNYSIIGQVGSETMAIFSSVTGNFERLDLLEYSGFQPTSDWSFTKADEIYNKVKSSESVMYAGELLSGNIPTSEKKILEAMNAEIIAPIRFMDQFYGFIALGPLINGEEYITDDLEFIKILADIAGSVFDRVGEFEERAAQIERINEKLDANNSVMAVAREMAAFRKLDVAYDLLVKVMKERFKVSLFTFLIFDPIRKDEYKIFSSNQLTPATIDSFRLKRNSDLVGMVSNVNGIYTVDNFANDSELLSLIPNDEIGIIEQFTMIPMINLNWLVGIFIIHKLEEPWNPLTKETVLGLFELIAPVFANILILDEKDNSFRNPFSPIDERLTSEIQKANSLNTSFTVAVFKVQNYPRMIQILGDSYFAVYCDMLRKSILEHLGENDHYVRVGPGKFVAIFHSKDKEESDILVRKIKNHFKPPEENAKTQFKASYRILTLEYPRDSKMKEQFMEMIEEA, from the coding sequence GTACCCATCCAATCGAGAAGGCTGGTGGATTGCTATCAAGAGCGGAAGATTTCTTAGTAGATTCTACTGTTAAAAGTTCGACGGATACTCCATTTGTTGGTCTACTTAAGAAAGCCGAAAAATTAAAAGAAGATGAGACTAAACTAGCTAACGAAAGTTTGGTTCACGATATTGATGTTAATGAATTTGATGTCTGGGAAGACGAAGCTAGAGAATCTTCTGAGCGAACTCCCATTCAGCCTTCATCTAAAGATACAGTTAAAGAGAACGAAGAATTCTTATTCGATGATGAATCTGATTTTACAACTGCTCCGATCGAATACCATCTCGCTTCCAAGAAAAAAATCGAAAACTATAAAGCAATTTTCGAAATAACGAAAGAAATTGCTTCTGCATCAACTTACGATCAATTTTTTGCTAACTTAAATTATTCGATCATAGGTCAAGTTGGCTCTGAGACAATGGCGATTTTCTCATCTGTCACAGGAAATTTTGAACGTCTTGATTTATTGGAATATAGCGGGTTTCAACCCACATCAGATTGGAGCTTTACCAAAGCAGATGAAATCTACAATAAAGTAAAATCTAGTGAATCCGTTATGTATGCTGGAGAATTGCTATCTGGAAATATACCGACTTCAGAAAAGAAAATCCTTGAAGCTATGAATGCAGAAATCATCGCACCGATTCGATTTATGGATCAGTTCTATGGCTTCATAGCACTTGGTCCATTGATCAATGGAGAAGAGTATATTACTGATGATTTGGAATTTATAAAGATTCTCGCCGATATTGCTGGATCTGTTTTCGATCGAGTTGGCGAGTTCGAAGAGAGAGCAGCCCAGATTGAACGAATCAATGAAAAACTGGATGCTAATAATTCGGTTATGGCAGTGGCTCGTGAGATGGCAGCCTTTCGAAAATTGGATGTTGCTTACGATCTTCTTGTAAAAGTCATGAAAGAAAGATTCAAAGTCTCTCTTTTCACATTTCTCATCTTCGATCCAATCCGTAAGGACGAGTATAAAATATTTTCTTCGAATCAACTAACGCCTGCAACAATAGATTCTTTTCGTTTGAAACGAAATTCCGACTTGGTTGGAATGGTTTCCAATGTCAATGGAATCTACACGGTTGATAATTTTGCAAATGACTCTGAATTGTTATCTCTGATTCCTAATGATGAGATCGGAATCATCGAACAATTTACTATGATTCCTATGATTAATTTGAATTGGTTAGTTGGAATTTTTATCATTCATAAACTAGAAGAGCCGTGGAATCCTTTAACTAAAGAAACCGTTCTCGGTTTGTTTGAGTTAATCGCTCCCGTATTTGCGAATATTTTGATATTGGATGAGAAAGATAATTCCTTTAGAAATCCATTCTCTCCAATTGATGAGCGGTTGACTTCCGAAATCCAAAAAGCTAATAGTCTAAACACTTCTTTTACTGTTGCTGTATTCAAAGTTCAGAACTATCCTAGAATGATACAAATCCTGGGTGACAGCTATTTCGCTGTATATTGCGATATGTTGCGTAAAAGTATTCTCGAACATTTAGGTGAGAACGACCATTATGTTAGAGTTGGTCCAGGAAAATTCGTAGCGATTTTTCATTCAAAGGATAAGGAAGAGTCTGATATTCTCGTTCGAAAAATCAAGAACCACTTTAAGCCTCCAGAAGAAAATGCTAAAACGCAATTCAAGGCAAGTTATAGAATTTTGACTCTGGAATATCCTCGTGATTCTAAAATGAAAGAGCAATTTATGGAAATGATTGAAGAGGCGTAA
- a CDS encoding NAD(P)H-dependent oxidoreductase yields MNYLDQLKWRYATKKMNGAKVPKEKIDNILEAIQLSASSLGFQPYSIYVIESDSMKNKIFESGACTQSQVKAGSHLIVFAAWSESNPKQVDNFFNLIASTRSVSLESLAGFRKSVESAVLSKSPDQMLEWSARQAYIALGFALNACAIESIDATPMEGFDPAKMDEVLGLTARKEKSVVMMALGYRDAENDPLSKAKKVRRPKSELFQIL; encoded by the coding sequence ATGAATTATTTAGATCAATTGAAATGGCGCTACGCAACAAAAAAGATGAATGGAGCAAAAGTTCCTAAAGAAAAAATTGACAATATCCTTGAAGCAATTCAACTATCTGCATCATCCTTAGGATTTCAACCTTACTCTATCTATGTTATTGAATCCGACTCTATGAAAAATAAAATTTTCGAATCTGGAGCCTGTACACAATCTCAAGTAAAAGCTGGATCACATTTAATTGTCTTTGCCGCCTGGTCGGAATCCAATCCAAAACAAGTAGATAATTTCTTCAATCTTATTGCTTCCACTCGCAGTGTAAGCCTTGAGAGCTTGGCTGGATTTAGAAAGTCCGTTGAATCAGCTGTGCTGTCCAAATCTCCAGACCAAATGCTAGAATGGTCAGCGAGACAAGCTTATATAGCATTAGGATTTGCACTGAATGCTTGTGCAATTGAGTCAATTGATGCAACTCCTATGGAAGGATTTGATCCAGCAAAAATGGATGAAGTTCTCGGACTTACTGCAAGAAAAGAGAAATCTGTTGTAATGATGGCTTTAGGTTACAGAGATGCTGAGAATGATCCACTTTCCAAAGCAAAGAAAGTTCGCAGGCCTAAATCTGAATTATTTCAAATCTTATAA
- a CDS encoding MBOAT family O-acyltransferase — protein MLFNSLPFLLFFAVFLFFYYNFHKTKQNQLLLVSGIFFYSFWDWRMTFLLLVMILFNFKLGKYIFENTNSITKRKYFIFGIVTNLFVLGFFKYAMFLLGSGNDLAIFLGFDYKLPIPEIILPIGISFYTFHNISYLFDIYRQVIKPTESLLEFAVYDLFFPLLLAGPIERPSSLLPQISNPRRIESVEWNHGFLLFLWGIFKKVFIADNLSPFVDKMLSNPSLMEPGIVSWVALCFAFQVYADFSGYTDAARGMAKMLGFRLMLNFNLPFFATSVAEFWKRWHISLSSWLRDYLYIPLGGNRIGLLRQNINIVIVWTLGGLWHGATYGYLIWGIYCGLNIVFYNVLMQNRWFKFDKISNLLSVVGWFVTFWSFAYGLLLFRVPDWNGLIYLLEVNFGFYFNLVLFLKILFFISPILIVDGIQFLRKESEPLVWFQAHPILLYSTIMIGIILFLFFGIFEKMEFFYFQF, from the coding sequence ATGCTTTTCAATTCACTTCCTTTTCTTTTATTCTTCGCAGTATTTCTTTTCTTTTATTATAATTTTCATAAAACAAAACAAAATCAATTACTTTTAGTTAGTGGGATCTTCTTCTATTCCTTCTGGGATTGGAGGATGACTTTTCTTTTATTGGTAATGATTTTATTTAATTTTAAACTTGGAAAATATATTTTCGAAAATACGAATTCAATTACGAAAAGAAAATATTTTATTTTTGGAATTGTTACTAATCTCTTCGTTCTCGGTTTTTTTAAATATGCGATGTTTCTTTTGGGTAGTGGAAATGATTTGGCAATATTTCTTGGATTTGATTACAAGCTTCCAATTCCTGAGATTATCTTACCTATAGGAATCAGCTTTTATACATTTCATAATATAAGTTATTTATTTGATATTTACAGGCAAGTGATCAAGCCGACTGAATCTTTACTTGAATTTGCAGTTTATGATTTATTTTTTCCACTTTTGCTTGCGGGTCCAATCGAAAGACCGTCTTCTTTGCTTCCTCAGATATCTAATCCAAGGCGAATTGAATCAGTAGAATGGAATCATGGATTTTTGCTTTTCCTATGGGGAATTTTTAAGAAAGTTTTTATCGCAGATAATTTGAGTCCTTTCGTAGATAAAATGTTATCTAACCCATCCTTGATGGAACCGGGAATTGTTTCTTGGGTGGCTCTTTGTTTTGCTTTTCAGGTCTATGCAGACTTCAGCGGATATACGGATGCAGCACGTGGAATGGCAAAAATGCTGGGTTTCCGGTTAATGTTAAATTTCAATTTGCCATTTTTTGCAACGTCTGTGGCTGAGTTTTGGAAAAGGTGGCATATATCTCTTTCTTCTTGGCTTCGTGACTATCTCTATATACCGTTAGGTGGCAATAGAATTGGATTGTTGCGGCAAAATATAAATATCGTGATTGTCTGGACTCTTGGAGGATTATGGCATGGAGCGACGTATGGGTATTTGATCTGGGGAATCTATTGTGGGTTAAATATTGTATTCTACAATGTACTCATGCAGAATCGTTGGTTCAAATTTGATAAAATATCAAACCTTTTATCTGTCGTCGGATGGTTTGTAACCTTCTGGAGTTTTGCATACGGACTGTTATTATTTCGGGTTCCTGATTGGAATGGTTTGATTTATCTATTAGAAGTGAATTTTGGTTTTTATTTTAATTTGGTACTTTTTCTAAAGATACTTTTTTTTATATCACCAATTTTGATAGTTGATGGAATTCAATTTCTTAGAAAAGAATCAGAGCCTCTTGTCTGGTTTCAAGCTCACCCAATATTACTTTATTCAACAATTATGATAGGAATTATATTATTTTTATTTTTTGGAATCTTTGAGAAGATGGAGTTTTTCTATTTTCAATTTTAG
- a CDS encoding efflux RND transporter permease subunit, protein MKKIIHYYVYNPLVANLTLIFLFLTGLISLYSMKQEAFPRVNLRQVRILTVFPGASPIDVEKKITIPIEEKLREVEGLDSVRSISRNSESDINIKIDLEHPDPDQVVNDLRRAVDRVTNFPIEVRDRPVVTEQKSSNFPILEIAVSGNITEQELQQSVRFIDDELRKVPGVSRVDLFGKRKEEWRILVNPILRKKYVINFSDIYESINRRIVSIPGGSFLSPITKDIRVTGEVEKIDELKNITIRSNENGQSVQLSQVANLNETYERPRAFAQSNGKEAVTLQIIKKDSGDIIETVNAIHAKLEELKPQLVKGIEIIDLNDEGLRATKRLDVVLTNSMQGLILVVLVLIVFFSFRDAIISSLSLPLTLLGTIIAFPFFDISFNLVSMLGIIIALGMLVDNSIIISENIYKLKKSGINARDASVQGASELIVPIFGSYLTTVAAFLPLALMSGIMGRFIWQIPFMVIVALTFSLFESFLLLPGRYAMFGKNPKEKEAKNRVRRVFRDVLERSFDNLRNSFVRGIRVVVRRPITTLAVIYSILIGSVLVLGIMNFNLFPKEGIDYVLIRAEFPASYSAQETARKLAYFDEVIAKIPKNEIQSSILKIGIQQTDPTDPLTRVGENLGMAQIILVPETERKRTAQVIFGELDEELKQIPDATSVMVDLVVNGPPIGAAVTVAIEGRDYKVLEEISQEMKSMLRTMDGVINIGDDYNFGREEIQIRVKDANSALTGIDTSTVASYVRTAIEGVEAASLRKGKDEIKVMILNQDEFRSQTNDLDRIEIANRYGLLTPIGAVTTRNVYKGVEAYFHNDFEKAITVTADVNEEIITSGAVNEKILEYFSDIGKRYSGYAIKFRGEQESTDKSMVSLGKATLLALFAIYAILAIIFNSALKPLVILSCIPLGFVGVVIGFILSGKTLSFLAMVGIIGLAGVIVNASIVLVDTIQEYEKKGIPFNDCLIEAASDRFRPILVTTFTTMAGMIPTAYAIGGSDPILIPMTLSLAWGLGFGSFGSLVFIPAVFSLYGKVVGKK, encoded by the coding sequence ATGAAAAAAATAATACACTACTACGTCTACAATCCCCTTGTAGCAAACCTTACTCTAATTTTCCTATTCCTAACTGGCTTGATTTCTCTTTACTCAATGAAGCAGGAAGCTTTTCCACGTGTAAACTTACGCCAAGTGAGAATCCTGACGGTTTTTCCAGGTGCGAGCCCAATCGACGTTGAAAAGAAAATCACGATACCGATTGAAGAAAAATTACGAGAAGTTGAAGGATTGGATTCCGTTCGTTCGATTTCGCGAAATTCAGAATCCGATATCAATATCAAAATTGATTTAGAGCATCCAGATCCAGACCAAGTAGTCAACGATCTTAGACGTGCGGTTGATCGTGTTACAAATTTTCCCATAGAAGTTCGAGATAGACCGGTTGTCACAGAACAAAAAAGTTCTAATTTCCCAATCTTAGAAATCGCTGTCTCAGGAAATATTACTGAGCAAGAATTGCAACAATCTGTACGCTTTATTGATGATGAATTGCGAAAAGTTCCTGGTGTTTCGCGGGTTGATCTTTTTGGAAAAAGAAAAGAAGAATGGAGAATCTTAGTCAATCCGATTCTCCGCAAAAAGTATGTAATCAATTTCAGTGATATTTATGAATCAATCAATCGAAGAATAGTAAGTATTCCCGGTGGCTCTTTTTTATCACCTATAACAAAGGATATTCGAGTCACTGGTGAAGTTGAAAAAATTGATGAACTCAAAAATATTACAATTCGTTCGAACGAGAACGGACAATCTGTCCAACTCTCTCAAGTAGCAAATCTTAATGAGACTTATGAAAGACCGCGTGCCTTCGCTCAATCCAATGGGAAAGAAGCTGTTACTTTACAGATAATCAAAAAAGACAGCGGTGATATAATTGAAACTGTAAATGCCATTCATGCAAAATTGGAAGAACTGAAACCTCAATTGGTCAAGGGTATAGAAATTATTGACTTAAATGATGAGGGTCTCCGTGCAACAAAGAGGTTAGATGTTGTATTAACCAATTCGATGCAGGGTTTGATATTGGTTGTTCTAGTTCTAATTGTATTTTTCTCTTTTCGGGATGCTATAATTTCCAGTTTATCGTTACCTCTGACACTACTTGGAACTATTATCGCATTTCCTTTTTTTGACATCTCATTCAATTTAGTTTCGATGCTTGGAATAATTATCGCTCTTGGAATGTTAGTTGATAATAGTATAATTATTTCCGAAAATATTTATAAACTAAAGAAATCTGGTATTAACGCTCGAGATGCATCCGTACAGGGTGCAAGCGAATTGATTGTTCCTATTTTTGGATCTTATTTAACTACAGTTGCTGCATTTCTTCCTTTGGCATTGATGAGTGGGATTATGGGAAGGTTTATCTGGCAGATTCCGTTCATGGTAATTGTTGCGCTCACTTTCAGCCTTTTTGAATCTTTCTTACTTCTGCCGGGAAGATATGCGATGTTCGGAAAGAACCCAAAAGAAAAAGAGGCGAAAAACAGGGTTCGCAGAGTTTTTCGTGATGTTCTTGAGAGATCTTTTGATAACTTGAGAAATAGTTTTGTTCGCGGAATCCGAGTTGTAGTCCGAAGACCAATCACTACTCTCGCTGTAATCTATTCGATACTAATTGGATCTGTGTTGGTTCTCGGAATCATGAATTTTAATTTATTTCCAAAAGAAGGAATCGATTATGTTCTTATACGAGCAGAATTCCCAGCTTCCTACAGTGCGCAAGAGACTGCAAGAAAGCTCGCTTATTTTGACGAAGTCATTGCCAAAATTCCAAAAAATGAGATCCAATCATCCATACTTAAAATTGGAATACAACAAACTGATCCCACTGACCCACTAACACGCGTAGGCGAGAATCTAGGAATGGCACAAATTATTTTGGTTCCGGAAACCGAGCGTAAGCGTACAGCTCAGGTTATATTTGGCGAATTGGATGAAGAACTAAAACAAATTCCTGATGCTACTTCAGTCATGGTTGACCTTGTTGTAAATGGTCCACCCATTGGTGCTGCAGTCACTGTTGCAATTGAAGGAAGAGACTATAAAGTTCTTGAAGAAATTTCCCAAGAAATGAAATCCATGCTCAGAACTATGGATGGAGTCATCAATATCGGGGATGATTATAATTTCGGACGAGAAGAAATTCAGATTCGAGTCAAAGATGCCAATTCAGCACTAACAGGAATTGATACTTCAACCGTTGCAAGTTACGTTCGAACAGCAATCGAGGGAGTTGAAGCTGCAAGTCTCAGAAAAGGTAAAGACGAAATCAAAGTCATGATCCTCAATCAAGATGAATTTAGATCTCAAACCAATGATCTGGATAGAATCGAAATTGCAAACCGATATGGGCTCCTAACTCCAATCGGAGCAGTTACAACTAGGAATGTTTATAAAGGTGTCGAAGCATATTTCCACAATGATTTTGAAAAAGCAATTACTGTTACAGCCGATGTTAATGAGGAAATCATAACTTCTGGAGCTGTGAACGAAAAAATATTAGAATATTTTTCCGATATTGGCAAACGGTATTCTGGATACGCAATCAAGTTTCGAGGTGAGCAGGAAAGCACGGACAAATCTATGGTTTCTCTAGGAAAGGCAACCTTACTTGCGTTATTTGCAATTTATGCGATTCTCGCTATCATCTTCAATAGTGCACTCAAACCTCTAGTCATTCTCTCTTGTATTCCTCTCGGTTTTGTCGGAGTTGTGATCGGTTTTATTCTTTCTGGTAAGACTCTTTCGTTCTTGGCTATGGTCGGAATCATTGGTTTAGCGGGCGTTATTGTGAATGCGTCAATTGTGCTAGTTGATACAATTCAAGAGTATGAGAAAAAGGGAATACCATTCAATGATTGCTTAATTGAAGCTGCGAGTGATCGTTTTCGTCCAATTCTTGTAACGACATTTACGACTATGGCTGGAATGATTCCTACTGCTTATGCGATTGGAGGATCGGATCCAATTCTAATTCCTATGACTCTATCACTTGCATGGGGACTTGGTTTCGGATCATTTGGATCGTTAGTGTTTATTCCTGCAGTTTTTTCTCTCTATGGAAAGGTTGTTGGAAAAAAATAA